In Desulfobacterales bacterium, the DNA window CGCTGATATCCTCAATCACAAGCAGGACAAGGGACCTGCTCTGAAAGGAAAAGGGAGAAGCGGAGATCAGTGCATAAATCTCGATTTTGTTCCCGTCCCGGGTGAGTTCCATCCTTGTACGACAGCGAATAATCCGATTTCCCCGGAAAGATTCGGAGACGGAATTCCTGACCATACATTTTTTACAGAATGGCGCTCTACCGCACCCCTCCGGTGTTTCATGCGAATGTAAACAATGCAGAATTTCGCCGGCACGCTGTTTAATGACGGCCTTCCTCTCAGCCCCTAAAAGTTCGGACGCCGCTGCATTGTATTCTTGAATCCTCACGTCCCGATCGACCACAAAAACCAGTGAGGGCATCGCATCAAATACCGCCCTGAGCATGTCTTGTTTTTCTTTTTCTATCATGGTCATAAAATTCTTTCCGAGTCATGGCTTACCACGGCGGATACTGGACGCCGGATTGGGGATTGTATCCCATAATGTTTTCAGGAATTGTAATTACACCCCTATCTGAAGCTGCTCTTGTTTGCCTTCGGCCGTATTGACAAACCTCCCGTGATCCCAACGAATCGTCCTTCATACATCGTCTGATTGCTGTAAATTACGGCTGGAAAGGTAGACCCGTATTTTCGAAGCAAGGTATATTCATTGCCGCAAACGCTGATTTCGACCCATTGATCCTCCAGAGCGGATGAGGATAAACGCCTCGATAACGGTTTTTTCTGCTTTCAGTATAGGGAGATGCCATGCTGTTGTCAAAGGCACGCGCCATCTATAGCTATAGCATTTTTATATCTAATTCAAGATGATTACATTGTTGGAACGAAGGCAATGTGTTTGTGTGTT includes these proteins:
- a CDS encoding PAS domain S-box protein; its protein translation is MTMIEKEKQDMLRAVFDAMPSLVFVVDRDVRIQEYNAAASELLGAERKAVIKQRAGEILHCLHSHETPEGCGRAPFCKKCMVRNSVSESFRGNRIIRCRTRMELTRDGNKIEIYALISASPFSFQSRSLVLLVIEDISEIAELRRIIPICSICRKIRDDKASWTLVEAYFKNNWDVDFSHGLCPDCYKIEMDKLESY